In the Thermotoga sp. Ku-13t genome, one interval contains:
- the truA gene encoding tRNA pseudouridine(38-40) synthase TruA, protein MKRFMAVVSYDGTNFFGFQTQPSVRTVQGVIEAALERIFKTKTTVLVSGRTDTGVHAIGQVIVFDSPIDIDETSMKNALNANLPDDVYVRKVIEVDKDFHPRFEAKRRIYHYLIYNATEPNLFMRNYAWWFPYKLDVKKMREAARYLEGEHDFRSFVKTEDNESTVRTIYRIRILRLRNNLILIRVEGRSFARRMVRNIVGALVKVGTGQWEPEKLKEILEAKDRSLAPATAPAHGLYFYSVEF, encoded by the coding sequence TTGAAGAGGTTCATGGCGGTGGTGTCTTACGATGGTACGAACTTCTTCGGCTTTCAAACACAACCCAGCGTCAGAACGGTTCAGGGCGTGATCGAGGCTGCCCTGGAAAGGATCTTCAAAACTAAAACCACGGTCTTGGTTTCTGGAAGGACTGACACGGGGGTACACGCGATAGGTCAGGTGATAGTCTTTGACAGCCCGATCGACATAGATGAGACGAGTATGAAAAACGCGTTGAACGCGAACCTGCCGGACGACGTCTACGTGAGGAAAGTGATCGAGGTCGATAAGGATTTCCATCCACGTTTCGAAGCGAAGAGACGAATATACCATTACTTGATCTACAACGCGACCGAACCTAACCTGTTCATGAGGAACTACGCCTGGTGGTTTCCGTACAAACTCGATGTGAAAAAGATGCGCGAGGCTGCGAGGTATCTCGAAGGGGAACACGACTTCAGGAGTTTCGTGAAAACGGAAGACAACGAGAGCACCGTGAGGACCATATACAGGATCAGAATACTTCGTCTGAGGAACAACCTCATTTTGATCCGTGTCGAGGGCCGTTCCTTCGCACGCAGGATGGTTAGAAACATAGTGGGTGCTCTCGTGAAGGTGGGGACGGGACAATGGGAACCGGAGAAACTGAAAGAAATCCTCGAAGCGAAAGACAGATCGCTCGCACCTGCTACCGCGCCTGCACATGGTTTGTACTTCTACTCTGTGGAATTCTGA
- a CDS encoding TlyA family RNA methyltransferase, producing the protein MLGGRKTLRLDTLLLKKGLARTRSQAADLIRLGRVLVNGSVCTKPGKFFDEGAEVLILQERFFVGRGGEKLEEAWKAFNVDFSNKTVCDIGASTGGFTHFALTKGAAKVYAVDVGENQLHESLRKDPRVVVIEKFNARYLTEEVLGEKVDIVLCDVSFISLKLILPAIDRILKQDGEALVLVKPQFEVGRNVKQTESTHVQALMDVIRCAELNGLYPAGLIDCKVRGGKGQIEYFLHLKRVSKNEFDIETVSKIVGKVWNESQGRGKA; encoded by the coding sequence ATGCTGGGTGGTAGAAAAACGTTGAGGCTGGACACACTGTTGCTGAAAAAGGGTCTTGCGAGGACTCGTTCGCAAGCAGCCGATCTGATCAGACTCGGCAGGGTTCTTGTCAACGGTTCGGTGTGCACGAAGCCTGGAAAGTTCTTCGACGAAGGTGCCGAGGTTTTGATCCTTCAGGAACGGTTCTTCGTGGGTAGGGGTGGCGAAAAACTTGAAGAAGCGTGGAAGGCTTTCAACGTGGATTTCTCAAACAAGACGGTTTGTGACATTGGAGCCTCGACGGGTGGCTTCACACATTTTGCCCTGACAAAGGGTGCGGCTAAAGTTTATGCCGTGGACGTTGGAGAAAACCAGTTGCACGAATCTTTGAGAAAAGACCCGCGGGTCGTCGTTATAGAGAAGTTCAACGCGCGTTATTTGACGGAGGAAGTCCTCGGAGAGAAGGTCGATATCGTTCTCTGCGATGTTTCTTTCATCTCGCTCAAGCTGATACTGCCGGCCATCGACAGGATCCTCAAACAAGACGGTGAAGCTTTAGTACTGGTGAAGCCACAGTTCGAGGTTGGTAGGAACGTGAAGCAGACCGAATCAACCCACGTCCAGGCCTTAATGGACGTGATTCGCTGTGCCGAGCTGAACGGTTTGTATCCTGCTGGTCTGATCGACTGCAAGGTACGGGGAGGAAAAGGGCAGATAGAGTATTTCCTTCACTTGAAGAGGGTCAGTAAGAACGAATTCGATATTGAAACAGTCTCAAAGATTGTGGGGAAAGTCTGGAACGAATCGCAGGGCAGGGGTAAAGCATGA